TTGTTGTCAACCTGGATGTCGTCGATGAGGAACTGGCCGAGGAGGGAAACCTTGTCGGTGAACGGATGCAGGTCCCACTGGACGGCCTCCATGAGGTTACCTGTGCCCTCGCCGATGGTGTTGGTGACGAAGTAAACGGAGATGGGATTGACATATTGTAAATCAGGAATGCCGTTCCTCCTGCCGAACACCACGGACTCGGTGATCCCGACCGTGCCGAAACGGCCGAGCATAAAATTGAGCGAATGTGCCGTGAGGTATCTGGCAGCGCCTGTCGTGTCGCCGTCAAAGTTCATGGCGTACTGCGGGAAGGCCGCGAACAGGTGCCGGAATTCGAACACGGAAGAATGGAGCCCGAGCTCAACGCCGTCATAACTGTAGGGGTTGGCCGAAAGAATAAGGCTGCGGTCCGCAAAAGGCCCCCAGTTTCTGTTAAGCCGTCCCATGCGGAGAAACCCGTAGTCAAAATCATATTGCAGGTAGGCCTCCGAAAGACGGGCGCCGGCGCCCCGGTTTTTAATCCAGACATAACCGGGATCGTCAACGTACTTTGTATTTACATCCACCACTTGTCGGGCAAGAAAGCCGCGGAACCGGATGTCGTTGAGAAGCGAACCGGCCAGCGCGTAATTTTTGCCGTAAAAATCATTGGTGTTGAGCAGTGCCGTGGCCCCGGCAGGCTCCAGCATCCAGTGGTTTTCTGCAACGCGGTCGCTGTCGGGCCACATGCTTTTGTCAAGAAACTGGCCTGCCGGCTGTTTCAGGTCATCCCAGAACATGCTGCTCGGCGAGGATGAAACATACCCGAGCCTGCTCCCGAGCAAATAGTAGGGCAGGCGCCAGTTATCAAGCGGTTCGGCGGGAGTAAATACGGGTATCAGGATAGCGCCGAAAATGGCGCAGATAAAGGATGAGGATTTTTTTTGGGCGTTCATTTTTTCCCTATCAGCGGTTCTCCGCGGGTGCGCCCAGCGGATGGGTGGATCTTGCAACCATCGGTACCCGGCCGCACCCAGGAGAGGGGAGTGCCCAGGACCCCGCAGCCCCGCCAGGAGCGAAGAGGCCGCGGCCGAGGGAGACGAACCTTGGAAGTACCCGAAGGGTATACCTCTCCCCCGAAATTGCTAATTATTCGTCAATATGCCGTGTCCCTCTGAAAAATCACAAATAATGTCTTGAATAATATTTTAATGTCGAGCCAAATGCTCCACGAGTCGATGTATTTGAGGTCGAGCTGGACTATCTCGTTGAAGTCCTGAATCTTGTTGCGGCCGCTCACCTGCCACAGGCCCGTGAGGCCCGGCCGGATGCTCACCCTACGGTAATGCCACTTCTGATAACCGCTCACTTCGTCGGGCGTGGGAGGCCGCGTGCCCACGAGCGACATGTCGCCGCTGAATACATTGAGGAATTGCGGCAATTCATCGAGCGAAAACCGGCGCATGAACCGGCCGATGCCGGTGACGCGAGGGTCGTCGCGCATCTTGAAGACGGCGCCGGAAAGTTCGTTTTTGTCAAGAAGCAGCGGCTTCCGCTGTTCCGCGTCCGCGGTCATGGAACGGAATTTGTAAAGGAGGAACCGTTTCCCGTTGCGGCCTACGCGCATCTGGGTGAAGAACACGGGGCCCGGCGAGGAAAGCTTGATGGCGAGGGCGAGGACCGGGTAACATAACGCCAGGATGAAAATGCCGGCGAGCGAGCCCGCGATATCGAAAATGCGCTTGAAGAGCAGCTGATCGGGATCGAGCTCCACGGTGTGCGATATGAGTGAGGGGCGTTCCATGAACTTATGATAGTTCCAGCTTGCAAAGCGCGTTGAGTCGAGGATGTTGAGGAAAACACGGGCGGGCCTGCCCATTTCCTCGCAGATTTGGAGATATGGATCGATGATGAACCCGTTTTTCGTCACCTGGCGGGGTATGGAGAAAAACACCTCTTCTACATAGTTTTTCTTGAGTATGTCTTCGAAATGCGCGGGGGTCGTTTTCAAATCGAGCTTCAAGATGATGCGAAACCCCCGCTCTGGGTGCGTCCAGAGGTCATGATACATTTGGGAGGCCTGCCTGCCCCTTCCGAACAGGATGATGGGCGAGATGTTCCGGTTATGGCGCCGCAATTGGGAGAAAAACTGTTTGATCACGAGTTTTTCCCCGGCGATGAAGAGAAACGCTGCGGCCGCAAAGACAAGATACAGCGTCCGGCTGTTGTAACGGTCGGGCATCAGGTATAAAATTGAAGCGCCGAGCACGCCCGCGCTCATGAAAATGGCGAAGATGCGGCCGAACAGATGGTCCATTGAGTTGAACTGCAGGGCGGAAAAAAGCTGACGTGTCCACGCGAAATACAGGTAAAACCCGAGGAACCCGATGAACATGAACCAGTAGTTGAGCAGCTCGGCCAACGATTTGTACTGGGCGACAATGGTGTGCGACAGTAAAAAAGCGGCGAAAATAAGGCCGCAATCGATCACCGCGATGGCCTGTTTTACAAATGATGGATGTTCCTTGAGCATCAGCCGTTTTCCATTCCCCAGCTACCGCTTTAAAAATTCCCGGGAATTGACAAACCGTTCCACACTGCTTTGCAGTGCCTCCCTGGTGCCGGCATTGACGATGAAAATCCATTTTACGCCGGACGGTCGCGCAACAAGCTCCTCCTGCACAAGCATCCGTTGCCGCAGCTGCGGCTCGGGCAAGCCGGTTTTGGCGGCGATGCGCGCAAGGCGCAGTGGCGCCGGCGCATCGACCCACATGCAGCAATCGAACCAGTCTTCAATACGCCACAGGGAAATGAGCGCCGCATCGAGAATGCTCGGCCCCGGCCGGTCAAAAACGCAATCCCGCAACCGCCGTACGAGCCGCGGGTGCACGATGGTATTGAGGTTTTGCATGGCCGCGGCGGACGCAAACGCCGTCACACCGAGCGCGGCAAAGTCGATGGTGCCTCTTTTGTCAACCGACGGCCCGAACACGCCCGCAAGCTCCTCCCTGATGCGGGAATCGTTTTTCATGAGCAGCTTGGCTTCAGCATCCGCGTCGATGATCCGCATACCGGTGAGTTCCGCGCACATTCCGGCGCAGACGGACTTGCCAGACCCCATGTATCCCGCGATGCCGATGCGGACCGGGGCGGTGTTATGGTGCGGCATGATTTTTGGTGATGGTCACCCGGTTGCCTTTCTGGTTGAAAACGACGCTGTCGGCGTAGTTTCTCACTATGTAAATGCCACGGCCGCAGTCCTTGATGAGGTTCTCGGGCAGGGTTGGGTCGGGGACCTTCGCGGGGTCGAACCCCTCCCCTTCGTCCATGATCGAGACGACGATCTTGTTTTTATCTATCGTATGTCCCACCACGACCTTCTTGGAATGGTCCCCCTTGTTGCCGTGGTAGATGGCATTTGCGAACAGCTCGGTGAGCATGATTTTCATCTTTCTGATGATGTCATCGGCGTAGCCGAGCGAATCCATGGCGCTCAGAATGATGGAGGTTGCCCGGTCCATGTCCTCGAAATAGCTGATGAACTGCAGGTACACGGAGTCGTTCTCCCTGAACCCGAGTTTTTCCTTGAGCAGGTTCTTGCGCGACTGCGTGAGCAATTCTAAGGCAAGCACCGTAATGTCGTCTCCGAAGGCGCCTCGGATTTGTGCCGATTGGTACAGTGTTTCGAGTTGCCGGGTAAACTGGCGCGGCGAATCTGTTTTCACTGCCTTGAGCATTTCTGCCTCGAGGATCTTGCGGCCCGCTAGGTCGTTCATTCCGGAAAACAAACTGTAAATCCCGTCGGTAAAGAACAGCAGCCAGTCGCCCGAACTAAGGTAAAGACTTTTCTCTTCGAACGGGCCGTTTTCGAACAGGCCCATGCACACGCCCGTGGATTTCATCGGCTCGAGTGCGCCGCCGGCCCTGCGGTAGATGATGGGATACGGGTGGGCCGCGTTGCAATAGGTGAGCCTGTTGTCGTGCAGATCAAGATAGGCAACGAGCGCGGTGATGAAACAGTCCACCGCGACCGTACGGACCAGTTCCTCGTTCACCCGCTCGATGACGGCGCGCGGCGAGGTGACGAGCCGCAGGTGGTTGGCAAAAGAGACTTTTGCCAGGGACGCGAGCAGTGCCGCCGGAACGCCGCTGCTCGCGACGTCGAAAATGACGACGGCAAGGAGGTCGTTACTGAGCTGTACCACGTCAAAGATATCGCCGCCGAGCTGCCGGGAGGGAAGATAAAGGGACGAAAGCTCGACGCCGTCCACCGTGGGCAGGCGACGGGGTACCAAGGCGGTCTGGACCTTGCGCGCGAGCTCAAGCTCTTCATCTCGTTGCTCGGCAGCGTTAGTACCGGCACCTGATGCGGCCGCGGTCAAAGCGGTGTTTTTTTCGGACTTTTTCATGGAAATTTCTTGAACCGCATTTAAATGAATATTGACAAATCGCGAAGGCGTAAAGTCAGGTAAATAAATTATAAATTGATTCGCGGGGAATGTCTATATATAATATTCGGATAAAAAAGCTGTAAGAGGGAAAAGGGGAAGGGGATACAAATCAAACAACTGTTGTTTGCTGATGATTTAGCAGCGAACAATCATTTCAGTCCTCCTTTTAATGCAAAAATAAGCCGTTTAAATTTCGATCTGAACCCCAATCTCAATCACCCTGTTCGGCGGTATGCAGAAAAATTTTGATGCGTCGCACGCGTTGCGGGAAAGAAACGCGAACACACCCTTAGACCAGCCGCGTAAGGGCCCGGCTTTGCTTGACGAAAGAAGAGTCTCCCGTCCCAGAAAATAAGTGGTGTCCATTGGTTCGAACGCCAGGCCTGGCAGCTGCGCCCGTGAAAGCGCGGCCGGAATATCGGGAGTCTCACTGAACCCGTAGTACACGGTGAGCCAATAAAACCCGTCTCCCAAATCGTCGACCTTGAAGCGGTCCTCGTCCTTGACACGTGGGATATCTTTGGTGATCACGGTCAGAATGACGACCTTGTCATGAAGAATTTTGTTGTGTTTGAAATTGTGTAAAAGCGTCCGGGGCACGCCGGAAGGGCTCCCCGCAAGGAAAACCGAAATGCCCGGCACCCGTATCGGTTTTTGCGCCACGACGTCAGCGATGAAATCCTTCATCGAAATGGCGGCGGTCGTGATTTGGCCGCGAAGCATTCTGCGGCCCCTGCTCCAGATCATCATGACGACATAGGTGCCGAAAGCTACGACGAGGGATATCCAGCCGCCATCGGGTATCTTCATAAAATTGGCCGAGAAAAACGAGAAGTCAAAGAACAGGAACACGGCGGCAATGCCGCATGAGGCGAACAGGTTCCATTTCCAGAGGCGCCTCATGGCGAAAAACAGCATGACGGTGGTGAACAGCATGGTGGTGGAAACTGCAACGCCGTAGGCGCCCGCAAGGTTGTCCGATTTGAGGAACACCAGCACGAGAATAATTGTTCCCGCGCAAAGAAGCCCGTTCATCACCGGAACATACACCTGGCCGATCTGGATGTTCGACGTATGGATTATCGCCAGACGAGGAAAAAATCCCAGTTGTACCGACTGCCGCGCAAGAGAAAAGACACCCGAAATGCATGCCTGCGACGCGATAACAGTTGCCGCAGTCGCTAGCACCACAAGAGGAATAAGCGCCCACTCAGGCGCGATCCGGTAAAAAAGATTGTCGGTAAGCGTCGGGTTACGCAACAGGAAGGCGCCTTGTCCGAAGTAGTTGAGGACGAGTGCCGGGAACACGATGTAAAACCAGCCGGCCCTTATAGGGCTTTTTCCGAAATGCCCGATGTCGGCATAGAGCGCCTCTCCGCCTGTAAGGACAAGAAAGACCGTTCCAAGGGTGAAAAATCCATGCAGCCGATTGTGCATGAAAAACGGTATTGCATAACCAGGATTTACCGCAGTGAGCACCACCGGATTGGCGGACAAAGAGAACAACCCGAGTATGCCGATTACCGCAAACCACAAGAACATGACAGGACCGAAAACCTTGCCGATGGTTCCGCTTCCATGTCTCTGGAACCAGAACAGCAGCACAAGAATGACGAGTGAAATAGGAACGACGAGAAACCCGAGTCGAGGCAGCGGCGTCGTGAGGCCCTCCACCGCGCTGAGAACGGAGATCACCGGTGTGATGAGAGCATCGCCGTAGAGCAGCGATGCGCCGAAAAGGCCGAGGATTAAAACAGCGCCGCCGGCGGCAGCCGTTTTTTTGCTTGCTTTTATAAGAAGCGTCATGAGGGCGAGTACGCCGCCTTCACCGTTATTGTCGGCCCTGAGCACGATCAGCAGGTATTTAATGGTTATGAGAACGAGCAGCGACCAGAAGATGAGCGACAACAGGCCGAGGACGTTTTCGCTTGTCACCGGAAGCGCCCGCGGGCCGTCAAAGCAGATGCGGAGGCCGTACAAAGGGCTCGTGCCGATGTCGCCGTATACAACGCCAAGGGCCGCGATGACGATACCGACGGTCAATTTTTTTACGGGAGAGAACCCGGCCGATTCCATAGAGTTGAGAGTTAAATTAATAGTTACCGACGATAAATCAAAATGAATGGTGACGACAAAAGGCAGGCAAGGGGAATAACTTGCGGAACCTGATTATTTAATATAGTAAAGGCATAATATTCTTAGGTCCGGCGGTTGAGGACATCAAGGAGCGGCATTCGGTAGCCCACTCCTGATTCCGTAACAAAGAGTTCCGGTGACGCAGGGTCGATTTCCAGCTTCTTTCGCAGTTGCGCCATGTGAACGCGCAGATTCTGTGTCTCTTCGCTGCGGTACGGCCCCCACAGTTCTTTCATAAGGTGCCGGTGCGTGAGCACCATGCCGGCGTTTTTAATGAATTGGAGGAGAAGCGTGTATTCCGTGGCCGTGAGCTTTACTTCCGCGTCGCCGTTTTTCACGATGCGTTTTACCAAATCGACATAAAGATTTCCGTTCCGAAACTCCCGTATTTCCGCTTTGCCGCGACTGCTGCGGCGCAGGCAAGCTGCCAGGCGGGCGATGAGCTCTCCCGTGCCGAACGGCTTGGTGACGTAGTCGTCCGCGCCCGCCTCCAACGCCGCCACCTTTTCATTTTCCTCCGCGCGAACCGAGAGAATGATGATCGGCACCGTGCTCCATTCACGAATTTTCGAAAGCACCTGTCGCCCATCCATGTCGGGCAGGCCGAGATCCAGAATGACGGCATCGGGCCGACCCGACGCTGCCTGATAAATGCCGTCTTTTCCCGTGGGGGCCTCGATGATGCCATACCCGTTTGCCGAAAGCGTGAGCCGCAACAGCCGCCTGATGGCAAGCTCGTCGTCGATGATAAGAATCGAGGCGCCAGCCATCAGTTCGCTCCATCAGAAGAGGTTGTTTTCTGGTTCAGGGGGAGCCTTATGACGAACCGCGCGCCGCCCTCGGGCCGGTTCTGCGCCTCTACGGTGCCGCCGTGTGCCTCAACGAAACCCTTGACAATCGACAATCCCAATCCAGTCCCTCCCGGTTTCGCACCGGGGACGCGGTAGAATTTGTCGAAAATACGACCGAGCGATTCCGGGGCGAGGCCGGGCCCCTCGTCTTCGACCGCGAACACTGCTGCGCCGTGTTCGGCGTGAACGTCGAGCATGATCCTCGTTTTGTCCGGCGTATACTGTGCCGCGTTCAACACGATATTCATGAGGGCTTGCTCGATGAGCGAGGTGTCGAGTTTTACCAAAGGCATATCGGCATGAACGTTGATTTCTATCCTATGGTTTTTCATCTCGTCCCGGAGGTTTTTGAAAACGGCGTTGACGAGGTCATGAGCGTCGCACCAATCCCAGTTGAGCTTTATCGCGCCTGATTCAAGCCGTGACATATCAAGGA
The Chitinivibrionales bacterium genome window above contains:
- a CDS encoding sugar transferase, whose translation is MLKEHPSFVKQAIAVIDCGLIFAAFLLSHTIVAQYKSLAELLNYWFMFIGFLGFYLYFAWTRQLFSALQFNSMDHLFGRIFAIFMSAGVLGASILYLMPDRYNSRTLYLVFAAAAFLFIAGEKLVIKQFFSQLRRHNRNISPIILFGRGRQASQMYHDLWTHPERGFRIILKLDLKTTPAHFEDILKKNYVEEVFFSIPRQVTKNGFIIDPYLQICEEMGRPARVFLNILDSTRFASWNYHKFMERPSLISHTVELDPDQLLFKRIFDIAGSLAGIFILALCYPVLALAIKLSSPGPVFFTQMRVGRNGKRFLLYKFRSMTADAEQRKPLLLDKNELSGAVFKMRDDPRVTGIGRFMRRFSLDELPQFLNVFSGDMSLVGTRPPTPDEVSGYQKWHYRRVSIRPGLTGLWQVSGRNKIQDFNEIVQLDLKYIDSWSIWLDIKILFKTLFVIFQRDTAY
- a CDS encoding dephospho-CoA kinase produces the protein MPHHNTAPVRIGIAGYMGSGKSVCAGMCAELTGMRIIDADAEAKLLMKNDSRIREELAGVFGPSVDKRGTIDFAALGVTAFASAAAMQNLNTIVHPRLVRRLRDCVFDRPGPSILDAALISLWRIEDWFDCCMWVDAPAPLRLARIAAKTGLPEPQLRQRMLVQEELVARPSGVKWIFIVNAGTREALQSSVERFVNSREFLKR
- a CDS encoding SpoIIE family protein phosphatase; its protein translation is MKKSEKNTALTAAASGAGTNAAEQRDEELELARKVQTALVPRRLPTVDGVELSSLYLPSRQLGGDIFDVVQLSNDLLAVVIFDVASSGVPAALLASLAKVSFANHLRLVTSPRAVIERVNEELVRTVAVDCFITALVAYLDLHDNRLTYCNAAHPYPIIYRRAGGALEPMKSTGVCMGLFENGPFEEKSLYLSSGDWLLFFTDGIYSLFSGMNDLAGRKILEAEMLKAVKTDSPRQFTRQLETLYQSAQIRGAFGDDITVLALELLTQSRKNLLKEKLGFRENDSVYLQFISYFEDMDRATSIILSAMDSLGYADDIIRKMKIMLTELFANAIYHGNKGDHSKKVVVGHTIDKNKIVVSIMDEGEGFDPAKVPDPTLPENLIKDCGRGIYIVRNYADSVVFNQKGNRVTITKNHAAP
- a CDS encoding potassium transporter Kup, encoding MTVGIVIAALGVVYGDIGTSPLYGLRICFDGPRALPVTSENVLGLLSLIFWSLLVLITIKYLLIVLRADNNGEGGVLALMTLLIKASKKTAAAGGAVLILGLFGASLLYGDALITPVISVLSAVEGLTTPLPRLGFLVVPISLVILVLLFWFQRHGSGTIGKVFGPVMFLWFAVIGILGLFSLSANPVVLTAVNPGYAIPFFMHNRLHGFFTLGTVFLVLTGGEALYADIGHFGKSPIRAGWFYIVFPALVLNYFGQGAFLLRNPTLTDNLFYRIAPEWALIPLVVLATAATVIASQACISGVFSLARQSVQLGFFPRLAIIHTSNIQIGQVYVPVMNGLLCAGTIILVLVFLKSDNLAGAYGVAVSTTMLFTTVMLFFAMRRLWKWNLFASCGIAAVFLFFDFSFFSANFMKIPDGGWISLVVAFGTYVVMMIWSRGRRMLRGQITTAAISMKDFIADVVAQKPIRVPGISVFLAGSPSGVPRTLLHNFKHNKILHDKVVILTVITKDIPRVKDEDRFKVDDLGDGFYWLTVYYGFSETPDIPAALSRAQLPGLAFEPMDTTYFLGRETLLSSSKAGPLRGWSKGVFAFLSRNACDASKFFCIPPNRVIEIGVQIEI
- a CDS encoding response regulator gives rise to the protein MAGASILIIDDELAIRRLLRLTLSANGYGIIEAPTGKDGIYQAASGRPDAVILDLGLPDMDGRQVLSKIREWSTVPIIILSVRAEENEKVAALEAGADDYVTKPFGTGELIARLAACLRRSSRGKAEIREFRNGNLYVDLVKRIVKNGDAEVKLTATEYTLLLQFIKNAGMVLTHRHLMKELWGPYRSEETQNLRVHMAQLRKKLEIDPASPELFVTESGVGYRMPLLDVLNRRT